The genome window CTACGAGTTTCTAAAGAATCTGAAATTGTGGGAGATGAGAATGAAACGTGATGCGTGATCCGTGATGCGTGATACGTGATGCGTGCTGCGTGATCGGCCAAGTGACAGCACCTTGCCCTTCACGCATCACGGATCACGCTTCACCCATCACGCTTCCCTTCCCCGATCACTTCGCTGTAGAGCGCCTCGATTTGATCGATGATCTGCTCGCGGCCGAAGCGCGCGTAAACATCCCGCTGCCCCTGAACCGACAACCGCTCGCGAAGCGGCGCGTCCGAAACCAACCACAGCAGCTTGTCCGTGAGCGCATGAACGTCGCGCGGCGGAAACAACAACCCGGTCACGTTGTCCTTGACGATTCCGGCGATGCCTCCGACATTCGAAGCGAGCACGGCACGTCGCGCGGCCATAGCTTCGATGGTCACCAGCGAGAAGCCTTCGTCCCAAGACGGAACGACAACCACATCGACCGCTGCAAGCAGCTCGGGGATGTGCCGGACTTGACCCGTGAATCGAACCTTCTCGCCAACACCGAGTGAAGCAGCCAGCCGGTTCAGGTGAGCGGTGAACGGGCACTCCTCTTCGTGCTCTTCTCCGACGATCAGGAACTCCACATCCGCGCGCATTCGCGCTACCGTGGCCGCCGCGCGAATGAACTCCTCCTGGCCTTTCGCGGGCGTCACCTGACCTATACAGGCGACGGCTATGTTAGCTCGCAGGCGGAACATCGCTCTGGCGGCATCGCGTTCGATTGGTTTGAAGCGCTCTGGATCAATCCAGTTCGGCAGGGTGCGCACCCGCTCATCGGGAAGCCCGAGGCGCTCAATTACCGACTCGCGCACGCTGTCTGATACCGCAATCACCGCCGCCACGTCGCGCAGCATCCATCGATAAAGCGCGTGGCGCTTCAGCGGCAGGTAATGATGCCGAGTCAAGATGAGCTTGACTCCGTTTGTTTGTCGGCACGCGAGCGCCGCCACCAGGTAGTCGCGTCCCATGTGTGCGTGAACGATTTCGATCCCGTGCGCGTCTACAAGCTCGGTGATCGCGCGCGCCGACTGAAGGTCGAGAGAGTGTCGAAGCGGCATCTCGTGCCACGAGGCAATCACCCCCGCAAGCGGGCCGCGCAGCGGACTCTCAGGTCTGACCGCGAGATAGATCGCGTGCCCTCGACTGGCCAACGCGCGCACGAGGTCGGCGACGTGAACCTCTCCGCCGCCCATCTCGCTCGCCGAGCAAACCTGGAGGATCTTCATGGGAGTTCCTCGAACGCGCAGGCGAACCGTTGCGCACCACGTGAATTGCTATCGATCGAGTTGCGAAGCTGGTGCAATGGCCAAGCTTGACAATAGTGCGCGGCCCTAATTTAATCCAGATGATCCGTTGGATCAATCCAGATGATCCGTTGGATCAATCCACCGCTCGCCAAAGTTCGCACAGACTTCGCTGAGTTGATGAGAAAGCGAAACCGCGCAACGCGTAGTCGGCGATTCGTTCTCGGCGAGCAAGAAAGGTGCTGATGGAATATCTTCCGCCTTACTCAATAGGCGCTGTTGTTTTCATTTTTGGCCTGCTGATCGGGAGCTTTCTCAATGTCGTCATCTATCGGCTGCCGCTGGGCGAATCCATCGTCTTTCCGGATTCGCATTGTCCCTCCTGTAACGCTGAGATCAAGTGGTATGACAACGTTCCTGTCGTCAGCTACGCGCTTCTACTTCAAGGACGTTGCCGAAACTGCCGTGCACGAATCTCGCCGATTTATCCCGCGGTGGAATTGTTAGTCGGGTGCCTTTATCTTTTCCTTTTCATAATCCACCGAGATCAAATCAACACTGCGCCGTGGCTGCCCCTGGTCGTCGACGTCGTTTTCGTTTCGTTGATCGTCCCGCTGGTGTTCATCGATTTGCGCCACAAGCTTCTGCCAAACGCGATCACCTATCCCGGGCTGGTGCTGCTCCTGGTGTTGCGTGCCATTGCTCCGGACCCCTGGATACTATCTCACGCGCCCAAGCTTTTCGGGCTCGAGAGCGCGCCGGTCTGGGCGCAGTCATTGTTCGGGTCTGTGCTGGGCGCGGTTGTCGGCGGGGGGAGCTTGTGGCTGGTGCGGGAG of Acidobacteriota bacterium contains these proteins:
- a CDS encoding glycosyltransferase family 4 protein, which translates into the protein MKILQVCSASEMGGGEVHVADLVRALASRGHAIYLAVRPESPLRGPLAGVIASWHEMPLRHSLDLQSARAITELVDAHGIEIVHAHMGRDYLVAALACRQTNGVKLILTRHHYLPLKRHALYRWMLRDVAAVIAVSDSVRESVIERLGLPDERVRTLPNWIDPERFKPIERDAARAMFRLRANIAVACIGQVTPAKGQEEFIRAAATVARMRADVEFLIVGEEHEEECPFTAHLNRLAASLGVGEKVRFTGQVRHIPELLAAVDVVVVPSWDEGFSLVTIEAMAARRAVLASNVGGIAGIVKDNVTGLLFPPRDVHALTDKLLWLVSDAPLRERLSVQGQRDVYARFGREQIIDQIEALYSEVIGEGKRDG
- a CDS encoding prepilin peptidase — encoded protein: MEYLPPYSIGAVVFIFGLLIGSFLNVVIYRLPLGESIVFPDSHCPSCNAEIKWYDNVPVVSYALLLQGRCRNCRARISPIYPAVELLVGCLYLFLFIIHRDQINTAPWLPLVVDVVFVSLIVPLVFIDLRHKLLPNAITYPGLVLLLVLRAIAPDPWILSHAPKLFGLESAPVWAQSLFGSVLGAVVGGGSLWLVREAYYRLRHVEGMGLGDVKMMLMVGAFLGWQLTLLTIFLGSLIGSLVGVLLILLRGGTMKMQIPFGVFLGPAAIISLFVGQQLIVWYVGMYR